One Dermatophagoides farinae isolate YC_2012a chromosome 6, ASM2471394v1, whole genome shotgun sequence genomic window carries:
- the raptor gene encoding regulatory associated protein of MTOR complex 1, with amino-acid sequence MSLFVGRERKKFHQHVGESSISKTTTMMMISMMNNNNNNNNLINNNNTNHHHHRQQQKLRHSISTTITSDGGGGCCTTTDKLTISSDSSGSCIHNQFGDDYRDVFIDPRHLDEIKGHDDHINQNWRSKERMKTVSVGIVLCLNIGIDPPDIIKPIPHAVLQSWTDPFASAASKASDTIANNLMKQYERLNSRPRYKHLIDPTIEDVKKLCTSLRKNSKEERVLFHYNGHGVPKPTLNGEIWVFNRNYTQYIPLSLYDLQQWMGSPSIYVFDCSNAGIILEIFQQSAIQHQKEYEMNINSGAFLTTKDVDLVNGSMRPPPVPNYQNCILLAACSKGEILQLHPDLPADVFTSCLTTPIKTYLLWFLKKNGRKLTPEYTLDFIDKIPGQTNDRKSILGELHWIFTAVTDTIAWNTLPREQFQRLFRQDSLVASLFRNFLLAQRILRCYDCTPVSNPYIKSTHSHPMWEAWDFAVDHCLSQLFKNEEIKTNPQIYVPSPFFAEQLTAFQVWLKLDSHLRTMPEKLPIVLQVLLSQAHRCRALDLLGNFLNLGSWAVNLALSVGIYPYVLKLLQTSARELRPFLVFIWAKILAIDESSQNELIRDKTHRYFMVVLTDSNISINHQVMSAFILSVMIRHNPNGQRVVIQNNSDCQFGSIIDIALNLLMDDTYDHPNLKKWLIICLGNVWENNEDNRWLATRNAVHEQLYSSLNHSVPEVRASTVFALGTFINSITQRNEHANEIDRNIVSILLQKVYYDSSPLVRKELLVALHWFILIFENNFLPIFRKKAFEDHIARQHDPNKFSVKDAIFDSSIHQSMLSVNHNNNSVNIPISFTAADFIINLKGDPGFNVRQMSRERISQKLLTVPENTNSDAKLNKINEFTNSLITQITPPNSVQMKHSHSFSSPLNASTQSLTSIFDRVWHVIELYRMDPYPEVASLASIIYNDISSKAFTSKDNCSDSSEPSSPTNRSKYLSNESPLTNSMEYVEKPLSMNNEQMKHHSGRVSVSGLTSPYLPHSSNHALFINQYTMKRKIFGKDPSLLNEKKDHRYAPSTNGLCDNNNIPANSSKESISPQNNSISEYQACRKPLITTAFVDWCTKQFSQPCSPAGICCCANTELNYHDEISEWRMNIIQNYYCQAKTKLLHDDLVTTNKPRKETKKMMAHLMKFHPFEKYLVTADDHNFSLWNYSNSNAPVVAADYYDVQTFKNDQLSSAKITDLHIINTHGRALLLVATDDSAIRVWRNLFPLTFSEVSMKEYESSSSDGHRLSVPKLSSAFFMFEDLPLRTESRKRFVMAYDDQKQRIIAGGDNKTIRIWDANHESKIRDIVTGSDVVTSIQTAADSNHFISVGCEDGAVRVFDDRVMSNDGRVLSFTSKMTPVINAKFQTHSDSINMVSGHANGDICWYDKRITTKAVRIECTKKPITSMVFHDLTDVFACAFDYENSEIQYFSWDTFKGLTLKTRNRYVQNISFHPLKAKIAIATSDSTVTIYKSSLRTPFIYNLL; translated from the exons ATGAGTTTATTCGTTGGccgtgaaagaaaaaaatttcatcaacatgttggcgaatcatcaatatctaagacgacgacgatgatgatgatttcaatgatgaataataataataataataataatcttatcaataataataacacgaatcatcaccatcatcgacaacaacaaaaattgcgTCATAGTATCTCTACAACAATAACAtctgatggtggtggtggttgttgtacTACTACAGATAAATTAACCATTTCATCTGATAGTAGTGGTTCATGtattcataatcaatttggtgatgattatcgtGATGTTTTCATTGATCCAAGACATTTGGATGAAATTAAAggccatgatgatcatataaaTCAGAATTGGCGTTCTAAAGAACgt ATGAAAACCGTAAGCGTTGGTATTGTTCTTTGTTTGAATATCGGTATTGATCCACCGGATATAATCAAACCAATTCCACATGCAGTTTTACAATCATGGACCGATCCATTTGCATCAGCTGCTAGTAAAGCTTCCGATACAATAGCTAATAATCTAATGAAACAATATGAACGATTGAATTCACGTCCACGTTAtaaacatttgattgatccaaCTATTGAagatgtaaaaaaattatgcacATCATTGCGTAAAAATTCGAAAGAAGAACgtgttttatttcattataatgGACATGGTGTTCCGAAACCAACACTTAATGGCGAAATATGGGTATTCAATCGTAACTATACCCAGTATATACCTTTGTCATTGTATGATCTTCAACAATGGATGGGTTCGCCATCAATCTATGTATTTGATTGTTCAAATGCCGGTATAATTCTCGAGATATTTCAACAATCCGCCATACAACATCAAAaagaatatgaaatgaatataaattctGGAGCTTTTCTGACTACAAAAGATGTTGATCTGGTCAATGGCAGCATGCGACCACCACCGGTtccaaattatcaaaattgtaTACTATTGGCTGCATGTAGCAAAGGTGAAATACTGCAATTACATCCAGATCTTCCAGCCGATGTTTTTACATCTTGTCTTACGACTCCCATCAAGACATATTTACTATGGTTTCTCAAAAAGAATGGTCGAAAATTAACGCCTGAATATACATTagattttattgataaaattccTGGCCAAACAAATGACCGTAAATCGATTCTTGGTGAATTACATTGGATTTTCACTGCCGTTACCGATACTATTGCATGGAACACTTTGCCACGTGAACAATTTCAACGCCTTTTCCGTCAGGATTCATTGGTGGCCAGTTTATTTCGAAACTTTCTACTCGCTCAACGTATACTACGTTGTTATGATTGTACACCTGTATCTAATCCATATATAAAATCTACTCATTCACATCCAATGTGGGAAGCATGGGATTTTGCCGTCGATCATTGTTTATCacaattatttaaaaatgaagaaatcaAAACTAATCCACAAATTTATGTACCATCGCCATTTTTTGCTGAACAATTGACCGCTTTTCAAGTATGGCTCAAATTAGATTCACATTTACGAACGATGCCAGAAAAATTGCCAATCGTACTTCAAGTTCTTCTTAGTCAAGCTCATCGTTGTCGTGCACTTGATTTGCTGggtaattttttaaatcttgGTTCCTGGGCAGTAAATCTG GCCTTATCGGTTGGAATTTATCCCTATGTACTTAAATTGCTACAAACATCTGCTCGAGAGCTTCGACCATTTCTAGTGTTTATATGGGCTAAAATATTAGCTATCGATGAAAGTTCACAGAATGAATTGATACGTGATAAAACACATCGATATTTTATGGTAGTTTTAACCGATTCTaacatatcaatcaatcatcaagtTATGAGTGCTTTCATATTATCCGTAATGATTCGCCATAATCCGAATGGACAACGAGTTGTTATACAGAATAATTCTGATTGTCAATTTGGATCGATAATTGATATTGCCCTCAATCTATTGATGGATGATACATATGATCATCCGAATCTAAAGAAATGGCTGATAATTTGTTTGGGTAATGTATGGGAAAATAATGAAGACAATCGATGGCTGGCTACTAGAAATGCTGTGCACGAACAACTCTATTCATCACTTAATCATTCCGTGCCTGAAGTTCGAGCTTCTACCGTTTTTGCCTTAGGTACATTCATCAATAGCATTACACAACGTAATGAACAtgcaaatgaaattgatcgaAATATTGTGTCCATATTATTACAAAAAGTCTATTATGATTCATCACCTTTGGTTCGAAAAGAATTGTTGGTGGCGTTGCATTGgtttatattgatttttgaaaataattttctacCAATTTTTCGTAAAAAAGCCTTCGAAGATCATATTGCTCGTCAACATGATCCGAATAAATTTTCTGTAAAAGAtgcaatttttgattcatcaattcatcagTCAATGTTATCGGTAAATCACAACAATAATAGTGTTAACATTCCAATTAGTTTCACAGCAG ctgatttcatcatcaatttaaaaGGTGATCCAGGGTTTAATGTTCGACAAATGTCACGTGAAAGAATTTCTCAAAAGCTATTAACAGTGCCAGAAAATACCAATTCAGATG ctaaattgaacaaaatcaatgagTTTACTAACTCTTTAATAACTCAAATTACACCACCAAATAGCgttcaaatgaaacattcacattcatttagTTCCCCATTGAACGCCTCGACACAATCATTGACTAGTATTTTCGACAGGGTATGGCATGTGATTGAATTGTATCGAATGGATCCATATCCAGAAGTAGCAAGCTTAGCATCTatcatttataatgataTCAGTTCAAAAGCATTCACAAGCAAAGATAATTGTTCTGATTCATCGGAACCATCATCGCCTACTAATCGTTCGAAATATCTTTCAAATGAATCCCCATTAACTAATTCAATGGAGTATGTTGAAAAGCCACTTTCAatgaacaatgaacaaatgaaacatcATTCTGGTCGTGTATCTGTATCCGGTTTAACCAGTCCATATCTGCCTCATTCTAGTAATCATGCActattcatcaatcaatatacaatgaaaagaaaaatctttgGAAAAGATCCTtcgttgttgaatgaaaagaaagatCATAGATATGCTCCCTCTACAAATGGATtatgtgataataataatataccAGCCAATTCGAGTAAAGAATCGATATCTCctcaaaataattcaatcagCGAATATCAAGCTTGTCGAAAACCACTAATAACGACAGCATTTGTTGATTGGTGCACCAAACAATTTAGTCAACCATGTTCACCTGCCGGTATCTGTTGCTGTGCAAATACGGAGCtcaattatcatgatgaaattagTGAATGGCGAATGAATATtatacaaaattattattgtcaagcTAAAACCAAGCTTCTACATGATGATCTTGTCACAACGAATAAACCACGAAAagagacgaaaaaaatgatggctcatttaatgaaatttcatccatttgaaaaatatctaGTTACAGCcgatgatcataatttttcaCTTTGGAACTATTCAAATTCGAATGCCCCTGTTGTAGCCGCTGATTACTATGACGTAcaaacatttaaaaatgatcaacTTTCTAGTGCCAAAATAACCGATTTGCATATAATTAATACTCATGGAAGAGCATTACTTTTGGTCGCCACTGATGATAGTGCTATTCGTGTTTGGCGTAATTTATTTCCATTAACATTTTCTGAAGTATCCATGAAAGaatatgaatcatcatcatctgatggTCACCGATTATCTGTGCCAAAATTATCATCGGcttttttcatgtttgaaGATTTACCGTTGCGAACGGAATCTCGAAAACGATTTGTAATGGCCTATGATgaccaaaaacaaagaatcaTAGCTGGTGGTGATAACAAGACCATTCGAATTTGGGATGCTAATCATGAAAGTAAAATCCGGGATATTGTCACTGGAAGCGATGTTGTCACGTCAATACAAACTGCTGCTGAttccaatcattttatttctgttGGTTGTGAAGATGGAGCTGTTCGTGTATTCGATGATCGTGTCATGTCAAACGATGGTCGTGTATTATCGTTTACATCAAAAATGACACCAGTTATTAATGCGAAATTTCAAACACATTCAGATTCTATAAATATGGTCAGTGGACATGCTAATGGTGATATTTGTTGGTATGATAAACGTATTACAACCAAAGCAGTTCGTATTGAATGTACAAAAAAGCCAATCACTTCGATGGTGTTTCATGATCTAACTGATGTGTTTGCATG tgcctttgattatgaaaattctgaaattcAATACTTTTCATGGGATACATTCAAAGGATTGACGTTAAAAACTCGTAATCGATATGTGCAGAATATTTCGTTTCATCCGCTTAAA GCAAAAATTGCAATAGCCACTTCAGACTCGACAGTTACCATATACAAATCCTCATTGCGTACTccttttatttataatttattgTAA